From Linepithema humile isolate Giens D197 chromosome 8, Lhum_UNIL_v1.0, whole genome shotgun sequence, one genomic window encodes:
- the LOC105676759 gene encoding uncharacterized protein isoform X3, with protein MSRNIIDTHNQMDLPSKFEPTTKMTEIHRHAGGETTELGEVKVMTAPSSSMTTTMLNANSSNDTAPCKNSGCKVWSSRGEPRSESPWHSLKTIFLVSVIVAFLLWIIVYTLLDRYRIL; from the coding sequence ATGGATCTGCCGTCAAAGTTCGAGCCGACGACGAAGATGACGGAGATACATCGGCATGCCGGCGGCGAGACCACAGAGCTGGGTGAGGTGAAAGTGATGACCGCACCGAGTAGCAGcatgacgacgacgatgctGAATGCCAACAGCAGCAACGACACGGCGCCGTGCAAAAACAGCGGCTGCAAAGTCTGGAGCAGCCGCGGCGAGCCGCGGTCCGAGAGTCCTTGGCACTCGCTCAAGACTATCTTTCTCGTTTCCGTGATCGTGGCGTTCCTCCTGTGGATCATCGTTTACACTCTGCTGGATCGGTATAGGATCCTGTAA